A genomic segment from Nicotiana tabacum cultivar K326 chromosome 7, ASM71507v2, whole genome shotgun sequence encodes:
- the LOC107826120 gene encoding tryptophan--tRNA ligase, cytoplasmic-like isoform X2 translates to MEKREEAKEVVEEEEQVVNPWEVSAKDGGKIDYDKLIDKFGCQRLDESLIQRVQRLTNRPVHVFLRRRVFFAHRDFNDILDAYEKGQKFYLYTGRGPSSEALHLGHLIPFMFTKLLQDAFKVPLVIQLTDDEKYMWKNLSVEESQRLARENAKDIIACGFDVSKTFIFSDFDYVGGAFYKNMVKAAKCVTYNKVVGIFGFTGEDHIGKVSFPPVQAVPSFPSSFPHLFSSNDNIRCLIPCAIDQISHQPSIYVLDTGVLVPSIPDIKMGLKLALADSTREEVDSKRKGHRGLVYGRLEALSVFLLLPFRKDIRYNCTLCPVRDQSCGTRHLNRGIVQGWCRARSSYNGVGQGAVTRHLIFYRFGDMYMRTVTIHNEVSGSIYVIDFSVMIIFIIFGLRNCFGICQALLVALILIVN, encoded by the exons ATGGAGAAAAGGGAGGAGGCGAAAGAGGTGGTGGAAGAGGAGGAGCAAGTAGTGAACCCATGGGAAGTATCAGCAAAAGACGGtggcaagattgactacgacaaaTTAATCGATAAATTCGGTTGCCAGAGGCTCGACGAATCCTTAATCCAGCGTGTTCAACGCCTCACGAATCGGCCGGTTCACGTTTTCCTCCGCCGCAGAGTTTTCTTCGCTCATCGTGATTTCAACGATATATTGGACGCTTATGAAAAAGGGCAAAAGTTCTATCTATATACTGGCAGAGGACCTTCCTCTGAAGCCTTGCATTTGGGTCACCTTATCCCCTTCATGTTCACAAA ATTATTGCAGGATGCATTTAAAGTGCCGCTAGTAATACAATTGACAGATGATGAGAAATATATGTGGAAGAATTTGTCCGTGGAAGAAAGCCAAAGACTTGCTCGTGAGAATGCTAAAGATATTATAGCGTGTGGATTTGATGTTTCCAAGACTTTCATTTTCTCTGATTTCGATTATGTTGGTGG TGCCTTTTACAAGAACATGGTGAAGGCTGCAAAATGTGTCACATACAATAAG GTGGTTGGCATTTTTGGTTTCACAGGTGAAGATCACATTGGGAAAGTTAGTTTTCCACCAGTTCAG GCTGTTCCATCCTTCCCAAGTTCATTTCCTCATCTGTTTTCTAGCAATGATAACATTCGCTGCTTGATTCCATGTGCCATAGACCAG ATTTCACATCAACCTAGCATATATGTGTTGGACACAGGAGTGCTGGTTCCAAGTATTCCAGACATAAAAATGGGGTTAAAGCTGGCTTTGGCAG attcgacgCGTGAGGAGGTCGATTCAaagaggaaagggcatcgcgggctagtctacggccggttagag GCTCTTTCAGTTTTTCTGCTATTACCATTTAGAAAGGACATCAGATATAATTGTACTTTATGCCCAGTTCGTGATCAGTCTTGTG GGACAAGACACTTAAACCGTGGTATCGTTCAAGGATGGTGTCGGGCAAGGAGCAGTTACAATGGTGTCGGGCAAGGAGCAGTTACAAGGCACTTAATATTTTATCGTTTTGGGGATATGTATATGCGTACAGTCACAATACACAATGAAGTGTCGGGTAGTATATATGTAATTGACTTTTCAGTAAtgataatatttataatattcgGCTTGAGAAATTGTTTTGGTATTTGTCAAGCATTATTGGTTGCTTTAATATTGATAGTTAATTGA
- the LOC107826120 gene encoding tryptophan--tRNA ligase, cytoplasmic-like isoform X1, with product MEKREEAKEVVEEEEQVVNPWEVSAKDGGKIDYDKLIDKFGCQRLDESLIQRVQRLTNRPVHVFLRRRVFFAHRDFNDILDAYEKGQKFYLYTGRGPSSEALHLGHLIPFMFTKLLQDAFKVPLVIQLTDDEKYMWKNLSVEESQRLARENAKDIIACGFDVSKTFIFSDFDYVGGAFYKNMVKAAKCVTYNKVVGIFGFTGEDHIGKVSFPPVQAVPSFPSSFPHLFSSNDNIRCLIPCAIDQISHQPSIYVLDTGVLVPSIPDIKMGLKLALADSTREEVDSKRKGHRGLVYGRLEALSVFLLLPFRKDIRYNCTLCPVRDQSCVCLIGTRHLNRGIVQGWCRARSSYNGVGQGAVTRHLIFYRFGDMYMRTVTIHNEVSGSIYVIDFSVMIIFIIFGLRNCFGICQALLVALILIVN from the exons ATGGAGAAAAGGGAGGAGGCGAAAGAGGTGGTGGAAGAGGAGGAGCAAGTAGTGAACCCATGGGAAGTATCAGCAAAAGACGGtggcaagattgactacgacaaaTTAATCGATAAATTCGGTTGCCAGAGGCTCGACGAATCCTTAATCCAGCGTGTTCAACGCCTCACGAATCGGCCGGTTCACGTTTTCCTCCGCCGCAGAGTTTTCTTCGCTCATCGTGATTTCAACGATATATTGGACGCTTATGAAAAAGGGCAAAAGTTCTATCTATATACTGGCAGAGGACCTTCCTCTGAAGCCTTGCATTTGGGTCACCTTATCCCCTTCATGTTCACAAA ATTATTGCAGGATGCATTTAAAGTGCCGCTAGTAATACAATTGACAGATGATGAGAAATATATGTGGAAGAATTTGTCCGTGGAAGAAAGCCAAAGACTTGCTCGTGAGAATGCTAAAGATATTATAGCGTGTGGATTTGATGTTTCCAAGACTTTCATTTTCTCTGATTTCGATTATGTTGGTGG TGCCTTTTACAAGAACATGGTGAAGGCTGCAAAATGTGTCACATACAATAAG GTGGTTGGCATTTTTGGTTTCACAGGTGAAGATCACATTGGGAAAGTTAGTTTTCCACCAGTTCAG GCTGTTCCATCCTTCCCAAGTTCATTTCCTCATCTGTTTTCTAGCAATGATAACATTCGCTGCTTGATTCCATGTGCCATAGACCAG ATTTCACATCAACCTAGCATATATGTGTTGGACACAGGAGTGCTGGTTCCAAGTATTCCAGACATAAAAATGGGGTTAAAGCTGGCTTTGGCAG attcgacgCGTGAGGAGGTCGATTCAaagaggaaagggcatcgcgggctagtctacggccggttagag GCTCTTTCAGTTTTTCTGCTATTACCATTTAGAAAGGACATCAGATATAATTGTACTTTATGCCCAGTTCGTGATCAGTCTTGTG TCTGTCTAATAGGGACAAGACACTTAAACCGTGGTATCGTTCAAGGATGGTGTCGGGCAAGGAGCAGTTACAATGGTGTCGGGCAAGGAGCAGTTACAAGGCACTTAATATTTTATCGTTTTGGGGATATGTATATGCGTACAGTCACAATACACAATGAAGTGTCGGGTAGTATATATGTAATTGACTTTTCAGTAAtgataatatttataatattcgGCTTGAGAAATTGTTTTGGTATTTGTCAAGCATTATTGGTTGCTTTAATATTGATAGTTAATTGA
- the LOC107826120 gene encoding tryptophan--tRNA ligase, cytoplasmic-like isoform X10, with translation MEKREEAKEVVEEEEQVVNPWEVSAKDGGKIDYDKLIDKFGCQRLDESLIQRVQRLTNRPVHVFLRRRVFFAHRDFNDILDAYEKGQKFYLYTGRGPSSEALHLGHLIPFMFTKLLQDAFKVPLVIQLTDDEKYMWKNLSVEESQRLARENAKDIIACGFDVSKTFIFSDFDYVGGAFYKNMVKAAKCVTYNKVVGIFGFTGEDHIGKVSFPPVQAVPSFPSSFPHLFSSNDNIRCLIPCAIDQISHQPSIYVLDTGVLVPSIPDIKMGLKLALADSTREEVDSKRKGHRGLVYGRLESV, from the exons ATGGAGAAAAGGGAGGAGGCGAAAGAGGTGGTGGAAGAGGAGGAGCAAGTAGTGAACCCATGGGAAGTATCAGCAAAAGACGGtggcaagattgactacgacaaaTTAATCGATAAATTCGGTTGCCAGAGGCTCGACGAATCCTTAATCCAGCGTGTTCAACGCCTCACGAATCGGCCGGTTCACGTTTTCCTCCGCCGCAGAGTTTTCTTCGCTCATCGTGATTTCAACGATATATTGGACGCTTATGAAAAAGGGCAAAAGTTCTATCTATATACTGGCAGAGGACCTTCCTCTGAAGCCTTGCATTTGGGTCACCTTATCCCCTTCATGTTCACAAA ATTATTGCAGGATGCATTTAAAGTGCCGCTAGTAATACAATTGACAGATGATGAGAAATATATGTGGAAGAATTTGTCCGTGGAAGAAAGCCAAAGACTTGCTCGTGAGAATGCTAAAGATATTATAGCGTGTGGATTTGATGTTTCCAAGACTTTCATTTTCTCTGATTTCGATTATGTTGGTGG TGCCTTTTACAAGAACATGGTGAAGGCTGCAAAATGTGTCACATACAATAAG GTGGTTGGCATTTTTGGTTTCACAGGTGAAGATCACATTGGGAAAGTTAGTTTTCCACCAGTTCAG GCTGTTCCATCCTTCCCAAGTTCATTTCCTCATCTGTTTTCTAGCAATGATAACATTCGCTGCTTGATTCCATGTGCCATAGACCAG ATTTCACATCAACCTAGCATATATGTGTTGGACACAGGAGTGCTGGTTCCAAGTATTCCAGACATAAAAATGGGGTTAAAGCTGGCTTTGGCAG attcgacgCGTGAGGAGGTCGATTCAaagaggaaagggcatcgcgggctagtctacggccggttagag TCTGTCTAA
- the LOC107826120 gene encoding uncharacterized protein LOC107826120 isoform X8: MLRLLQDAFKVPLVIQLTDDEKYMWKNLSVEESQRLARENAKDIIACGFDVSKTFIFSDFDYVGGAFYKNMVKAAKCVTYNKVVGIFGFTGEDHIGKVSFPPVQAVPSFPSSFPHLFSSNDNIRCLIPCAIDQISHQPSIYVLDTGVLVPSIPDIKMGLKLALADSTREEVDSKRKGHRGLVYGRLEALSVFLLLPFRKDIRYNCTLCPVRDQSCVCLIGTRHLNRGIVQGWCRARSSYNGVGQGAVTRHLIFYRFGDMYMRTVTIHNEVSGSIYVIDFSVMIIFIIFGLRNCFGICQALLVALILIVN, from the exons ATGTTAAG ATTATTGCAGGATGCATTTAAAGTGCCGCTAGTAATACAATTGACAGATGATGAGAAATATATGTGGAAGAATTTGTCCGTGGAAGAAAGCCAAAGACTTGCTCGTGAGAATGCTAAAGATATTATAGCGTGTGGATTTGATGTTTCCAAGACTTTCATTTTCTCTGATTTCGATTATGTTGGTGG TGCCTTTTACAAGAACATGGTGAAGGCTGCAAAATGTGTCACATACAATAAG GTGGTTGGCATTTTTGGTTTCACAGGTGAAGATCACATTGGGAAAGTTAGTTTTCCACCAGTTCAG GCTGTTCCATCCTTCCCAAGTTCATTTCCTCATCTGTTTTCTAGCAATGATAACATTCGCTGCTTGATTCCATGTGCCATAGACCAG ATTTCACATCAACCTAGCATATATGTGTTGGACACAGGAGTGCTGGTTCCAAGTATTCCAGACATAAAAATGGGGTTAAAGCTGGCTTTGGCAG attcgacgCGTGAGGAGGTCGATTCAaagaggaaagggcatcgcgggctagtctacggccggttagag GCTCTTTCAGTTTTTCTGCTATTACCATTTAGAAAGGACATCAGATATAATTGTACTTTATGCCCAGTTCGTGATCAGTCTTGTG TCTGTCTAATAGGGACAAGACACTTAAACCGTGGTATCGTTCAAGGATGGTGTCGGGCAAGGAGCAGTTACAATGGTGTCGGGCAAGGAGCAGTTACAAGGCACTTAATATTTTATCGTTTTGGGGATATGTATATGCGTACAGTCACAATACACAATGAAGTGTCGGGTAGTATATATGTAATTGACTTTTCAGTAAtgataatatttataatattcgGCTTGAGAAATTGTTTTGGTATTTGTCAAGCATTATTGGTTGCTTTAATATTGATAGTTAATTGA
- the LOC107826120 gene encoding tryptophan--tRNA ligase, cytoplasmic-like isoform X4: MEKREEAKEVVEEEEQVVNPWEVSAKDGGKIDYDKLIDKFGCQRLDESLIQRVQRLTNRPVHVFLRRRVFFAHRDFNDILDAYEKGQKFYLYTGRGPSSEALHLGHLIPFMFTKLLQDAFKVPLVIQLTDDEKYMWKNLSVEESQRLARENAKDIIACGFDVSKTFIFSDFDYVGGAFYKNMVKAAKCVTYNKVVGIFGFTGEDHIGKVSFPPVQAVPSFPSSFPHLFSSNDNIRCLIPCAIDQISHQPSIYVLDTGVLVPSIPDIKMGLKLALAVCLIGTRHLNRGIVQGWCRARSSYNGVGQGAVTRHLIFYRFGDMYMRTVTIHNEVSGSIYVIDFSVMIIFIIFGLRNCFGICQALLVALILIVN, encoded by the exons ATGGAGAAAAGGGAGGAGGCGAAAGAGGTGGTGGAAGAGGAGGAGCAAGTAGTGAACCCATGGGAAGTATCAGCAAAAGACGGtggcaagattgactacgacaaaTTAATCGATAAATTCGGTTGCCAGAGGCTCGACGAATCCTTAATCCAGCGTGTTCAACGCCTCACGAATCGGCCGGTTCACGTTTTCCTCCGCCGCAGAGTTTTCTTCGCTCATCGTGATTTCAACGATATATTGGACGCTTATGAAAAAGGGCAAAAGTTCTATCTATATACTGGCAGAGGACCTTCCTCTGAAGCCTTGCATTTGGGTCACCTTATCCCCTTCATGTTCACAAA ATTATTGCAGGATGCATTTAAAGTGCCGCTAGTAATACAATTGACAGATGATGAGAAATATATGTGGAAGAATTTGTCCGTGGAAGAAAGCCAAAGACTTGCTCGTGAGAATGCTAAAGATATTATAGCGTGTGGATTTGATGTTTCCAAGACTTTCATTTTCTCTGATTTCGATTATGTTGGTGG TGCCTTTTACAAGAACATGGTGAAGGCTGCAAAATGTGTCACATACAATAAG GTGGTTGGCATTTTTGGTTTCACAGGTGAAGATCACATTGGGAAAGTTAGTTTTCCACCAGTTCAG GCTGTTCCATCCTTCCCAAGTTCATTTCCTCATCTGTTTTCTAGCAATGATAACATTCGCTGCTTGATTCCATGTGCCATAGACCAG ATTTCACATCAACCTAGCATATATGTGTTGGACACAGGAGTGCTGGTTCCAAGTATTCCAGACATAAAAATGGGGTTAAAGCTGGCTTTGGCAG TCTGTCTAATAGGGACAAGACACTTAAACCGTGGTATCGTTCAAGGATGGTGTCGGGCAAGGAGCAGTTACAATGGTGTCGGGCAAGGAGCAGTTACAAGGCACTTAATATTTTATCGTTTTGGGGATATGTATATGCGTACAGTCACAATACACAATGAAGTGTCGGGTAGTATATATGTAATTGACTTTTCAGTAAtgataatatttataatattcgGCTTGAGAAATTGTTTTGGTATTTGTCAAGCATTATTGGTTGCTTTAATATTGATAGTTAATTGA
- the LOC107826120 gene encoding tryptophan--tRNA ligase, cytoplasmic-like isoform X7 has product MEKREEAKEVVEEEEQVVNPWEVSAKDGGKIDYDKLIDKFGCQRLDESLIQRVQRLTNRPVHVFLRRRVFFAHRDFNDILDAYEKGQKFYLYTGRGPSSEALHLGHLIPFMFTKLLQDAFKVPLVIQLTDDEKYMWKNLSVEESQRLARENAKDIIACGFDVSKTFIFSDFDYVGGAFYKNMVKAAKCVTYNKVVGIFGFTGEDHIGKVSFPPVQISHQPSIYVLDTGVLVPSIPDIKMGLKLALAGTRHLNRGIVQGWCRARSSYNGVGQGAVTRHLIFYRFGDMYMRTVTIHNEVSGSIYVIDFSVMIIFIIFGLRNCFGICQALLVALILIVN; this is encoded by the exons ATGGAGAAAAGGGAGGAGGCGAAAGAGGTGGTGGAAGAGGAGGAGCAAGTAGTGAACCCATGGGAAGTATCAGCAAAAGACGGtggcaagattgactacgacaaaTTAATCGATAAATTCGGTTGCCAGAGGCTCGACGAATCCTTAATCCAGCGTGTTCAACGCCTCACGAATCGGCCGGTTCACGTTTTCCTCCGCCGCAGAGTTTTCTTCGCTCATCGTGATTTCAACGATATATTGGACGCTTATGAAAAAGGGCAAAAGTTCTATCTATATACTGGCAGAGGACCTTCCTCTGAAGCCTTGCATTTGGGTCACCTTATCCCCTTCATGTTCACAAA ATTATTGCAGGATGCATTTAAAGTGCCGCTAGTAATACAATTGACAGATGATGAGAAATATATGTGGAAGAATTTGTCCGTGGAAGAAAGCCAAAGACTTGCTCGTGAGAATGCTAAAGATATTATAGCGTGTGGATTTGATGTTTCCAAGACTTTCATTTTCTCTGATTTCGATTATGTTGGTGG TGCCTTTTACAAGAACATGGTGAAGGCTGCAAAATGTGTCACATACAATAAG GTGGTTGGCATTTTTGGTTTCACAGGTGAAGATCACATTGGGAAAGTTAGTTTTCCACCAGTTCAG ATTTCACATCAACCTAGCATATATGTGTTGGACACAGGAGTGCTGGTTCCAAGTATTCCAGACATAAAAATGGGGTTAAAGCTGGCTTTGGCAG GGACAAGACACTTAAACCGTGGTATCGTTCAAGGATGGTGTCGGGCAAGGAGCAGTTACAATGGTGTCGGGCAAGGAGCAGTTACAAGGCACTTAATATTTTATCGTTTTGGGGATATGTATATGCGTACAGTCACAATACACAATGAAGTGTCGGGTAGTATATATGTAATTGACTTTTCAGTAAtgataatatttataatattcgGCTTGAGAAATTGTTTTGGTATTTGTCAAGCATTATTGGTTGCTTTAATATTGATAGTTAATTGA
- the LOC107826120 gene encoding tryptophan--tRNA ligase, cytoplasmic-like isoform X6: MEKREEAKEVVEEEEQVVNPWEVSAKDGGKIDYDKLIDKFGCQRLDESLIQRVQRLTNRPVHVFLRRRVFFAHRDFNDILDAYEKGQKFYLYTGRGPSSEALHLGHLIPFMFTKLLQDAFKVPLVIQLTDDEKYMWKNLSVEESQRLARENAKDIIACGFDVSKTFIFSDFDYVGGAFYKNMVKAAKCVTYNKVVGIFGFTGEDHIGKVSFPPVQISHQPSIYVLDTGVLVPSIPDIKMGLKLALAVCLIGTRHLNRGIVQGWCRARSSYNGVGQGAVTRHLIFYRFGDMYMRTVTIHNEVSGSIYVIDFSVMIIFIIFGLRNCFGICQALLVALILIVN; encoded by the exons ATGGAGAAAAGGGAGGAGGCGAAAGAGGTGGTGGAAGAGGAGGAGCAAGTAGTGAACCCATGGGAAGTATCAGCAAAAGACGGtggcaagattgactacgacaaaTTAATCGATAAATTCGGTTGCCAGAGGCTCGACGAATCCTTAATCCAGCGTGTTCAACGCCTCACGAATCGGCCGGTTCACGTTTTCCTCCGCCGCAGAGTTTTCTTCGCTCATCGTGATTTCAACGATATATTGGACGCTTATGAAAAAGGGCAAAAGTTCTATCTATATACTGGCAGAGGACCTTCCTCTGAAGCCTTGCATTTGGGTCACCTTATCCCCTTCATGTTCACAAA ATTATTGCAGGATGCATTTAAAGTGCCGCTAGTAATACAATTGACAGATGATGAGAAATATATGTGGAAGAATTTGTCCGTGGAAGAAAGCCAAAGACTTGCTCGTGAGAATGCTAAAGATATTATAGCGTGTGGATTTGATGTTTCCAAGACTTTCATTTTCTCTGATTTCGATTATGTTGGTGG TGCCTTTTACAAGAACATGGTGAAGGCTGCAAAATGTGTCACATACAATAAG GTGGTTGGCATTTTTGGTTTCACAGGTGAAGATCACATTGGGAAAGTTAGTTTTCCACCAGTTCAG ATTTCACATCAACCTAGCATATATGTGTTGGACACAGGAGTGCTGGTTCCAAGTATTCCAGACATAAAAATGGGGTTAAAGCTGGCTTTGGCAG TCTGTCTAATAGGGACAAGACACTTAAACCGTGGTATCGTTCAAGGATGGTGTCGGGCAAGGAGCAGTTACAATGGTGTCGGGCAAGGAGCAGTTACAAGGCACTTAATATTTTATCGTTTTGGGGATATGTATATGCGTACAGTCACAATACACAATGAAGTGTCGGGTAGTATATATGTAATTGACTTTTCAGTAAtgataatatttataatattcgGCTTGAGAAATTGTTTTGGTATTTGTCAAGCATTATTGGTTGCTTTAATATTGATAGTTAATTGA
- the LOC107826120 gene encoding tryptophan--tRNA ligase, cytoplasmic-like isoform X3, whose product MEKREEAKEVVEEEEQVVNPWEVSAKDGGKIDYDKLIDKFGCQRLDESLIQRVQRLTNRPVHVFLRRRVFFAHRDFNDILDAYEKGQKFYLYTGRGPSSEALHLGHLIPFMFTKLLQDAFKVPLVIQLTDDEKYMWKNLSVEESQRLARENAKDIIACGFDVSKTFIFSDFDYVGGAFYKNMVKAAKCVTYNKVVGIFGFTGEDHIGKVSFPPVQISHQPSIYVLDTGVLVPSIPDIKMGLKLALADSTREEVDSKRKGHRGLVYGRLEALSVFLLLPFRKDIRYNCTLCPVRDQSCVCLIGTRHLNRGIVQGWCRARSSYNGVGQGAVTRHLIFYRFGDMYMRTVTIHNEVSGSIYVIDFSVMIIFIIFGLRNCFGICQALLVALILIVN is encoded by the exons ATGGAGAAAAGGGAGGAGGCGAAAGAGGTGGTGGAAGAGGAGGAGCAAGTAGTGAACCCATGGGAAGTATCAGCAAAAGACGGtggcaagattgactacgacaaaTTAATCGATAAATTCGGTTGCCAGAGGCTCGACGAATCCTTAATCCAGCGTGTTCAACGCCTCACGAATCGGCCGGTTCACGTTTTCCTCCGCCGCAGAGTTTTCTTCGCTCATCGTGATTTCAACGATATATTGGACGCTTATGAAAAAGGGCAAAAGTTCTATCTATATACTGGCAGAGGACCTTCCTCTGAAGCCTTGCATTTGGGTCACCTTATCCCCTTCATGTTCACAAA ATTATTGCAGGATGCATTTAAAGTGCCGCTAGTAATACAATTGACAGATGATGAGAAATATATGTGGAAGAATTTGTCCGTGGAAGAAAGCCAAAGACTTGCTCGTGAGAATGCTAAAGATATTATAGCGTGTGGATTTGATGTTTCCAAGACTTTCATTTTCTCTGATTTCGATTATGTTGGTGG TGCCTTTTACAAGAACATGGTGAAGGCTGCAAAATGTGTCACATACAATAAG GTGGTTGGCATTTTTGGTTTCACAGGTGAAGATCACATTGGGAAAGTTAGTTTTCCACCAGTTCAG ATTTCACATCAACCTAGCATATATGTGTTGGACACAGGAGTGCTGGTTCCAAGTATTCCAGACATAAAAATGGGGTTAAAGCTGGCTTTGGCAG attcgacgCGTGAGGAGGTCGATTCAaagaggaaagggcatcgcgggctagtctacggccggttagag GCTCTTTCAGTTTTTCTGCTATTACCATTTAGAAAGGACATCAGATATAATTGTACTTTATGCCCAGTTCGTGATCAGTCTTGTG TCTGTCTAATAGGGACAAGACACTTAAACCGTGGTATCGTTCAAGGATGGTGTCGGGCAAGGAGCAGTTACAATGGTGTCGGGCAAGGAGCAGTTACAAGGCACTTAATATTTTATCGTTTTGGGGATATGTATATGCGTACAGTCACAATACACAATGAAGTGTCGGGTAGTATATATGTAATTGACTTTTCAGTAAtgataatatttataatattcgGCTTGAGAAATTGTTTTGGTATTTGTCAAGCATTATTGGTTGCTTTAATATTGATAGTTAATTGA
- the LOC107826120 gene encoding tryptophan--tRNA ligase, cytoplasmic-like isoform X5, translated as MEKREEAKEVVEEEEQVVNPWEVSAKDGGKIDYDKLIDKFGCQRLDESLIQRVQRLTNRPVHVFLRRRVFFAHRDFNDILDAYEKGQKFYLYTGRGPSSEALHLGHLIPFMFTKLLQDAFKVPLVIQLTDDEKYMWKNLSVEESQRLARENAKDIIACGFDVSKTFIFSDFDYVGGAFYKNMVKAAKCVTYNKVVGIFGFTGEDHIGKVSFPPVQAVPSFPSSFPHLFSSNDNIRCLIPCAIDQISHQPSIYVLDTGVLVPSIPDIKMGLKLALAGTRHLNRGIVQGWCRARSSYNGVGQGAVTRHLIFYRFGDMYMRTVTIHNEVSGSIYVIDFSVMIIFIIFGLRNCFGICQALLVALILIVN; from the exons ATGGAGAAAAGGGAGGAGGCGAAAGAGGTGGTGGAAGAGGAGGAGCAAGTAGTGAACCCATGGGAAGTATCAGCAAAAGACGGtggcaagattgactacgacaaaTTAATCGATAAATTCGGTTGCCAGAGGCTCGACGAATCCTTAATCCAGCGTGTTCAACGCCTCACGAATCGGCCGGTTCACGTTTTCCTCCGCCGCAGAGTTTTCTTCGCTCATCGTGATTTCAACGATATATTGGACGCTTATGAAAAAGGGCAAAAGTTCTATCTATATACTGGCAGAGGACCTTCCTCTGAAGCCTTGCATTTGGGTCACCTTATCCCCTTCATGTTCACAAA ATTATTGCAGGATGCATTTAAAGTGCCGCTAGTAATACAATTGACAGATGATGAGAAATATATGTGGAAGAATTTGTCCGTGGAAGAAAGCCAAAGACTTGCTCGTGAGAATGCTAAAGATATTATAGCGTGTGGATTTGATGTTTCCAAGACTTTCATTTTCTCTGATTTCGATTATGTTGGTGG TGCCTTTTACAAGAACATGGTGAAGGCTGCAAAATGTGTCACATACAATAAG GTGGTTGGCATTTTTGGTTTCACAGGTGAAGATCACATTGGGAAAGTTAGTTTTCCACCAGTTCAG GCTGTTCCATCCTTCCCAAGTTCATTTCCTCATCTGTTTTCTAGCAATGATAACATTCGCTGCTTGATTCCATGTGCCATAGACCAG ATTTCACATCAACCTAGCATATATGTGTTGGACACAGGAGTGCTGGTTCCAAGTATTCCAGACATAAAAATGGGGTTAAAGCTGGCTTTGGCAG GGACAAGACACTTAAACCGTGGTATCGTTCAAGGATGGTGTCGGGCAAGGAGCAGTTACAATGGTGTCGGGCAAGGAGCAGTTACAAGGCACTTAATATTTTATCGTTTTGGGGATATGTATATGCGTACAGTCACAATACACAATGAAGTGTCGGGTAGTATATATGTAATTGACTTTTCAGTAAtgataatatttataatattcgGCTTGAGAAATTGTTTTGGTATTTGTCAAGCATTATTGGTTGCTTTAATATTGATAGTTAATTGA